A DNA window from Salvelinus namaycush isolate Seneca chromosome 30, SaNama_1.0, whole genome shotgun sequence contains the following coding sequences:
- the LOC120025194 gene encoding nucleobindin-2-like isoform X1: MRQMSWSQVFHTSCLVLLVHLLCLEAVPISLDKTKVNQPEDKASEPPPSVDTGLHYDRYLREVIDFLEKDQHFREKLHNTDMEDIKMGKLAKELDFVSHHVRTQLDELKRQEVSRLRTLIKAKQDIEGGNDMAVDHQALLKQFEYLNHMNPHTFEVEDLDRLIKSATNDLENYDKERHEEFKKYEMTKDHERREHLKTLDDEGRKKEEEHYEEMKKKHADHPKVNHPGSQNQFKEVWEEADGLDPEDFDPKTFFKLHDSNGDGFFDEQELEALFTKELEKIYDPTNEEDDMVEMEEERLRMREHVMNEVDTNKDRLVSLEEFLIATKKKEFLEPDSWETLEQNQAYTDEEMREFEEHLTQQEEDLNQKASDLQKQRDELERQQEQLNSQKVELQQAVEHMERLKTQKVEPPPEVHVEGNAIPEPQGEYHPLPLGHQDMSQNHPGMKQDNHLQNQIPHNTQDLSQPRLQDLPPGHQAVP, from the exons atgaGACAG ATGTCTTGGAGCCAGGTATTCCACACCAGCTGCCTTGTGCTTCTGGTACATCTGCTCTGTCTGGAGGCAGTGCCCATTAGTCTGGACAAGACCAAGGTGAACCAGCCGGAGGACAAAGCCTCAGAGCCACCACCAAGTGTG GACACTGGACTCCACTATGACCGTTATCTCAGGGAAGTCATTGATTTTCTCGAAAAAGACCAGCATTTCAGAGAGAAGCTCCATAACACAGATATGGAGGATATCAAG ATGGGGAAGCTGGCCAAAGAGCTGGACTTTGTCAGCCACCATGTAAGGACACAACTGGACGAGCTAAAAAGGCAGGAGGTTAGCCGGCTACGGACACTGATCAAAGCCAAGCAAGACATCGAAGGAGGGAACG ATATGGCAGTAGACCACCAAGCTCTGCTGAAACAGTTTGAGTACCTGAACCACATGAATCCTCACACCTTTGAAGTGGAGGATCTGGACAGACTCATCAAATCA GCCACAAACGATCTGGAGAACTATGACAAGGAGCGCCATGAGGAGTTCAAGAAGTACGAGATGACGAAAGACCATGAGCGAAGGGAACACCTCAAGACTCTAGACGATGAAGGGAGGAAGAAGGAGGAAGAACATTACGAGGAGATGAAGAAGAAACATGCAGACCATCCCAAAGTCAACCATCCA GGCAGCCAGAATCAGTTCAAAGAGGTGTGGGAGGAAGCAGATGGTCTTGACCCTGAAGATTTTGACCCCAAGACCTTTTTCAAGCTGCATG ATTCCAATGGAGATGGCTTCTTTGATGAGCAGGAATTGGAGGCATTGTTTACGAAGGAG CTGGAGAAGATCTATGATCCTACCAATGAAGAGGACGATAtggtggagatggaggaggagcgCCTGCGTATGAGAGAGCACGTCATGAACGAG GTGGACACCAACAAAGACAGACTGGTCTCCTTAGAAGAGTTCCTGATTGCCACAAAGAAAAAGGAATTCCTGGAACCAGATAGTTGGGAG ACCCTAGAGCAGAACCAGGCCTACACGGACGAGGAGATGAGGGAGTTTGAGGAGCACCTGACCCAGCAGGAAGAGGACCTCAACCAGAAAGCATCAGACCTCCAGAAACAGAGGGATGAGTTGGAGAGGCAGCAGGAACAGCTCAACTCACAGAAAGTAGAGCTTCAGCAG GCAGTAGAACACATGGAACGGTTGAAAACCCAGAAAGTTGAGCCCCCTCCAGAGGTTCATG TAGAAGGGAATGCTATCCCAGAGCCACAAGGAGAGTACCATCCTTTGCCCCTGGGCCATCAAGATATGTCCCAAAACCACCCGGGTATGAAGCAAGACAACCACCTCCAGAACCAAATACCCCACAACACCCAGGATTTGTCCCAACCACGACTCCAAGATCTGCCCCCAGGCCATCAGGCAGTGCCATAG
- the LOC120025194 gene encoding nucleobindin-2-like isoform X2, with protein MRQMSWSQVFHTSCLVLLVHLLCLEAVPISLDKTKVNQPEDKASEPPPSVDTGLHYDRYLREVIDFLEKDQHFREKLHNTDMEDIKMGKLAKELDFVSHHVRTQLDELKRQEVSRLRTLIKAKQDIEGGNDMAVDHQALLKQFEYLNHMNPHTFEVEDLDRLIKSATNDLENYDKERHEEFKKYEMTKDHERREHLKTLDDEGRKKEEEHYEEMKKKHADHPKVNHPGSQNQFKEVWEEADGLDPEDFDPKTFFKLHDSNGDGFFDEQELEALFTKELEKIYDPTNEEDDMVEMEEERLRMREHVMNEVDTNKDRLVSLEEFLIATKKKEFLEPDSWETLEQNQAYTDEEMREFEEHLTQQEEDLNQKASDLQKQRDELERQQEQLNSQKVELQQAVEHMERLKTQKVEPPPEVHEGNAIPEPQGEYHPLPLGHQDMSQNHPGMKQDNHLQNQIPHNTQDLSQPRLQDLPPGHQAVP; from the exons atgaGACAG ATGTCTTGGAGCCAGGTATTCCACACCAGCTGCCTTGTGCTTCTGGTACATCTGCTCTGTCTGGAGGCAGTGCCCATTAGTCTGGACAAGACCAAGGTGAACCAGCCGGAGGACAAAGCCTCAGAGCCACCACCAAGTGTG GACACTGGACTCCACTATGACCGTTATCTCAGGGAAGTCATTGATTTTCTCGAAAAAGACCAGCATTTCAGAGAGAAGCTCCATAACACAGATATGGAGGATATCAAG ATGGGGAAGCTGGCCAAAGAGCTGGACTTTGTCAGCCACCATGTAAGGACACAACTGGACGAGCTAAAAAGGCAGGAGGTTAGCCGGCTACGGACACTGATCAAAGCCAAGCAAGACATCGAAGGAGGGAACG ATATGGCAGTAGACCACCAAGCTCTGCTGAAACAGTTTGAGTACCTGAACCACATGAATCCTCACACCTTTGAAGTGGAGGATCTGGACAGACTCATCAAATCA GCCACAAACGATCTGGAGAACTATGACAAGGAGCGCCATGAGGAGTTCAAGAAGTACGAGATGACGAAAGACCATGAGCGAAGGGAACACCTCAAGACTCTAGACGATGAAGGGAGGAAGAAGGAGGAAGAACATTACGAGGAGATGAAGAAGAAACATGCAGACCATCCCAAAGTCAACCATCCA GGCAGCCAGAATCAGTTCAAAGAGGTGTGGGAGGAAGCAGATGGTCTTGACCCTGAAGATTTTGACCCCAAGACCTTTTTCAAGCTGCATG ATTCCAATGGAGATGGCTTCTTTGATGAGCAGGAATTGGAGGCATTGTTTACGAAGGAG CTGGAGAAGATCTATGATCCTACCAATGAAGAGGACGATAtggtggagatggaggaggagcgCCTGCGTATGAGAGAGCACGTCATGAACGAG GTGGACACCAACAAAGACAGACTGGTCTCCTTAGAAGAGTTCCTGATTGCCACAAAGAAAAAGGAATTCCTGGAACCAGATAGTTGGGAG ACCCTAGAGCAGAACCAGGCCTACACGGACGAGGAGATGAGGGAGTTTGAGGAGCACCTGACCCAGCAGGAAGAGGACCTCAACCAGAAAGCATCAGACCTCCAGAAACAGAGGGATGAGTTGGAGAGGCAGCAGGAACAGCTCAACTCACAGAAAGTAGAGCTTCAGCAG GCAGTAGAACACATGGAACGGTTGAAAACCCAGAAAGTTGAGCCCCCTCCAGAGGTTCATG AAGGGAATGCTATCCCAGAGCCACAAGGAGAGTACCATCCTTTGCCCCTGGGCCATCAAGATATGTCCCAAAACCACCCGGGTATGAAGCAAGACAACCACCTCCAGAACCAAATACCCCACAACACCCAGGATTTGTCCCAACCACGACTCCAAGATCTGCCCCCAGGCCATCAGGCAGTGCCATAG
- the LOC120025194 gene encoding nucleobindin-2-like isoform X3 encodes MSWSQVFHTSCLVLLVHLLCLEAVPISLDKTKVNQPEDKASEPPPSVDTGLHYDRYLREVIDFLEKDQHFREKLHNTDMEDIKMGKLAKELDFVSHHVRTQLDELKRQEVSRLRTLIKAKQDIEGGNDMAVDHQALLKQFEYLNHMNPHTFEVEDLDRLIKSATNDLENYDKERHEEFKKYEMTKDHERREHLKTLDDEGRKKEEEHYEEMKKKHADHPKVNHPGSQNQFKEVWEEADGLDPEDFDPKTFFKLHDSNGDGFFDEQELEALFTKELEKIYDPTNEEDDMVEMEEERLRMREHVMNEVDTNKDRLVSLEEFLIATKKKEFLEPDSWETLEQNQAYTDEEMREFEEHLTQQEEDLNQKASDLQKQRDELERQQEQLNSQKVELQQAVEHMERLKTQKVEPPPEVHVEGNAIPEPQGEYHPLPLGHQDMSQNHPGMKQDNHLQNQIPHNTQDLSQPRLQDLPPGHQAVP; translated from the exons ATGTCTTGGAGCCAGGTATTCCACACCAGCTGCCTTGTGCTTCTGGTACATCTGCTCTGTCTGGAGGCAGTGCCCATTAGTCTGGACAAGACCAAGGTGAACCAGCCGGAGGACAAAGCCTCAGAGCCACCACCAAGTGTG GACACTGGACTCCACTATGACCGTTATCTCAGGGAAGTCATTGATTTTCTCGAAAAAGACCAGCATTTCAGAGAGAAGCTCCATAACACAGATATGGAGGATATCAAG ATGGGGAAGCTGGCCAAAGAGCTGGACTTTGTCAGCCACCATGTAAGGACACAACTGGACGAGCTAAAAAGGCAGGAGGTTAGCCGGCTACGGACACTGATCAAAGCCAAGCAAGACATCGAAGGAGGGAACG ATATGGCAGTAGACCACCAAGCTCTGCTGAAACAGTTTGAGTACCTGAACCACATGAATCCTCACACCTTTGAAGTGGAGGATCTGGACAGACTCATCAAATCA GCCACAAACGATCTGGAGAACTATGACAAGGAGCGCCATGAGGAGTTCAAGAAGTACGAGATGACGAAAGACCATGAGCGAAGGGAACACCTCAAGACTCTAGACGATGAAGGGAGGAAGAAGGAGGAAGAACATTACGAGGAGATGAAGAAGAAACATGCAGACCATCCCAAAGTCAACCATCCA GGCAGCCAGAATCAGTTCAAAGAGGTGTGGGAGGAAGCAGATGGTCTTGACCCTGAAGATTTTGACCCCAAGACCTTTTTCAAGCTGCATG ATTCCAATGGAGATGGCTTCTTTGATGAGCAGGAATTGGAGGCATTGTTTACGAAGGAG CTGGAGAAGATCTATGATCCTACCAATGAAGAGGACGATAtggtggagatggaggaggagcgCCTGCGTATGAGAGAGCACGTCATGAACGAG GTGGACACCAACAAAGACAGACTGGTCTCCTTAGAAGAGTTCCTGATTGCCACAAAGAAAAAGGAATTCCTGGAACCAGATAGTTGGGAG ACCCTAGAGCAGAACCAGGCCTACACGGACGAGGAGATGAGGGAGTTTGAGGAGCACCTGACCCAGCAGGAAGAGGACCTCAACCAGAAAGCATCAGACCTCCAGAAACAGAGGGATGAGTTGGAGAGGCAGCAGGAACAGCTCAACTCACAGAAAGTAGAGCTTCAGCAG GCAGTAGAACACATGGAACGGTTGAAAACCCAGAAAGTTGAGCCCCCTCCAGAGGTTCATG TAGAAGGGAATGCTATCCCAGAGCCACAAGGAGAGTACCATCCTTTGCCCCTGGGCCATCAAGATATGTCCCAAAACCACCCGGGTATGAAGCAAGACAACCACCTCCAGAACCAAATACCCCACAACACCCAGGATTTGTCCCAACCACGACTCCAAGATCTGCCCCCAGGCCATCAGGCAGTGCCATAG